Proteins encoded by one window of Streptomyces sp. NBC_01477:
- a CDS encoding ABC transporter ATP-binding protein, whose amino-acid sequence MIRMLLRVLGDEYAKPMRRTVALMSTTAVAEGLSYALIVPVLRALFGDTPSDAWPWLIGFGAAVAVYAVLRYMSDLSGFHVGTDLLRGMYHRVGDHLAKLPIGWYSAGRLGEVSVLASRGILQAMSVIAHLLTPLISACVTPLTIVVVMLAFNWQMGLAALIAVPLVAAIQIWTGRSMAARDEERAELDHEASSRVIEYLQAQPVLRAGGRTGERFQLLDDSLRDVQRASRRSTLTALPGALGLTLTVQTVFTGLLALGAYLALGNHIGVAEVLTILVLAARCADPLLSLSDMGGKLRGARSVLTRLDAVLRTEPLPEAAEPIQPVRHDLEFESVAFRHGDRTVIDNVSLSVPEGQRLAVVGPSGSGKSTLLQLLARFYDVDAGVVRVGGVDVRAINTEVLMSQIAIVFQNVYLFDGTIEDNIRLGRPDADEADVRAAATAARLDEVIERLPGGWAANVGEGGALLSGGERQRVSIARALLKNAPIVLLDEVTSALDPVNEAAVHEGIERLMAGRTVVMVAHRMRTVRRADRVVFLDGGRIVEEGSHDDLLRRGGRYADFWHISMAPAVSE is encoded by the coding sequence ATGATCCGAATGCTGCTGCGCGTACTGGGAGACGAGTACGCCAAGCCGATGCGCCGCACCGTCGCCCTGATGTCGACGACCGCGGTGGCCGAGGGCCTGTCCTACGCCCTGATCGTTCCGGTGCTGCGGGCACTGTTCGGGGACACGCCCTCCGACGCGTGGCCCTGGCTGATCGGCTTCGGGGCCGCGGTCGCGGTGTACGCGGTGCTCCGCTACATGAGCGATCTGTCCGGCTTCCATGTCGGGACCGATCTGCTGCGCGGCATGTACCACCGGGTCGGCGACCACCTGGCCAAGCTGCCCATCGGCTGGTACAGCGCGGGCCGCCTCGGCGAGGTGTCCGTGCTGGCCAGCCGCGGCATCCTCCAGGCGATGAGCGTGATCGCGCACCTGCTCACCCCGCTGATCTCCGCCTGCGTGACCCCGCTGACGATCGTGGTCGTGATGCTGGCCTTCAACTGGCAGATGGGGCTGGCCGCGCTGATCGCCGTACCGCTCGTGGCGGCGATCCAGATCTGGACCGGCCGCTCGATGGCCGCCAGGGACGAGGAGCGCGCGGAGCTCGACCACGAGGCCAGCAGCCGGGTCATCGAATACCTCCAGGCGCAGCCGGTGCTGCGGGCCGGCGGGCGTACCGGCGAGCGCTTCCAGCTGCTCGACGACTCGCTGCGCGACGTGCAGCGCGCCTCGCGCCGCTCGACGCTCACCGCGCTGCCCGGCGCGCTGGGCCTGACGCTCACCGTGCAGACGGTCTTCACCGGGCTGCTGGCGCTGGGCGCCTACCTGGCGCTGGGCAACCACATCGGGGTGGCCGAGGTGCTGACCATCCTGGTGCTGGCCGCCCGCTGCGCCGATCCGCTGCTGTCGCTGTCCGACATGGGCGGCAAGCTGCGCGGTGCGCGCTCGGTGCTGACCCGGCTCGACGCGGTGCTGCGCACCGAGCCGCTGCCGGAGGCCGCCGAGCCGATCCAGCCGGTGCGCCACGACCTGGAGTTCGAGTCCGTCGCCTTCCGGCACGGCGACCGCACGGTGATCGACAATGTGTCGCTGTCGGTGCCCGAGGGGCAGCGCCTGGCGGTGGTCGGACCGTCGGGTTCCGGCAAGAGCACCCTGCTGCAGCTGCTCGCGCGCTTCTACGACGTGGACGCGGGCGTGGTGCGCGTCGGCGGTGTGGACGTGCGCGCGATCAACACCGAGGTGTTGATGTCGCAGATCGCCATCGTCTTCCAGAACGTCTACCTCTTCGACGGCACGATCGAGGACAACATCCGCCTCGGCCGCCCCGACGCCGACGAGGCCGACGTGCGGGCCGCGGCGACCGCCGCGCGGCTGGACGAGGTGATCGAGCGGCTGCCCGGCGGCTGGGCGGCGAACGTCGGCGAGGGCGGCGCGCTGCTGTCCGGCGGTGAACGCCAGCGGGTCTCGATCGCGCGGGCGCTGCTGAAGAACGCGCCCATCGTGCTGCTGGACGAGGTGACCTCCGCGCTGGACCCGGTCAACGAGGCGGCCGTCCACGAGGGCATCGAGCGCCTGATGGCGGGCCGGACCGTGGTGATGGTGGCGCACCGGATGCGGACCGTCCGACGCGCCGACCGGGTCGTCTTCCTGGACGGCGGCCGGATCGTGGAGGAGGGCAGCCACGACGACCTGCTGCGCCGCGGCGGTCGCTACGCCGACTTCTGGCACATCTCCATGGCCCCCGCGGTCAGCGAATGA
- a CDS encoding APC family permease yields MSTTPSPSAPPSERGQLSLSLNTPKIVFLIIAAAAPLAAMVGTVPLAFALGNGPGVPAVFVFAGLTLMCFCVGYAAISRRVVNAGGFYTYISSGLGRPPAVAGGLIAVVAYNTASVGLLGSFSYFAQLVAAQHGLHLRWEIWAAAGLAVVAVLGYRQIDLSVRVLAVAMVCEVAILVLLAVAVLIRHGGSALPGTSFTPHTLSNPGMGVTMMFAFISFIGIESAALYGEEARNPERSVARATYIAISLIALFYGFISWIAVGSVGAGNVQKVAGEQLGNLFFNLSDDYLTSALTTVMQVLLCLSLFAGWLALHNAANRYMYVLGRERVLPGALGVVHPRHSSPYRASLTQTVFSLLAAAGFALGGLDPYLGLATSMLGLGTLGIVFLQAAACLSVIGFFWRRPDRHWWRTVLAPALGLVGLGVATALVVINFDTMTGTDNPVVHALPWLILAGAVLGPVYALWIRSAHPERYARLAGVETREAKPAGSVRRVTERVPAEN; encoded by the coding sequence ATGAGCACGACCCCGTCCCCGTCCGCGCCGCCGTCCGAGCGCGGGCAGCTCTCGCTCAGTCTCAACACTCCGAAGATCGTCTTCCTGATCATCGCGGCCGCCGCTCCGCTCGCCGCCATGGTCGGTACCGTCCCGCTGGCGTTCGCCCTGGGCAACGGCCCCGGTGTGCCCGCCGTGTTCGTCTTCGCGGGCCTGACCCTGATGTGCTTCTGCGTCGGCTACGCCGCGATCAGCCGCCGGGTGGTCAACGCCGGCGGCTTCTACACCTACATCTCCAGCGGCCTGGGCAGACCGCCCGCGGTGGCCGGCGGCCTCATCGCCGTGGTCGCGTACAACACCGCCTCCGTCGGACTGCTCGGCTCCTTCTCCTACTTCGCCCAGCTCGTCGCCGCCCAGCACGGGCTCCACCTGCGCTGGGAGATATGGGCGGCGGCCGGCCTGGCCGTGGTCGCCGTGCTGGGATACCGGCAGATCGACCTGAGCGTCCGGGTGCTCGCGGTGGCCATGGTCTGCGAGGTCGCCATCCTGGTGCTCCTCGCCGTGGCCGTGCTGATCCGGCACGGCGGATCCGCGCTGCCCGGCACCTCGTTCACCCCGCACACCCTGTCGAACCCCGGCATGGGCGTCACGATGATGTTCGCGTTCATCTCCTTCATCGGGATCGAGTCGGCGGCGCTCTACGGCGAGGAGGCGCGCAATCCCGAGCGGAGCGTGGCCCGCGCCACGTACATCGCCATCTCGCTCATCGCCCTCTTCTACGGGTTCATCAGCTGGATCGCGGTCGGCTCGGTCGGCGCGGGCAACGTGCAGAAGGTGGCCGGCGAACAGCTGGGCAACCTCTTCTTCAACCTCAGCGACGACTACCTCACGTCCGCGCTCACCACGGTCATGCAGGTTCTGCTGTGCCTGAGCCTGTTCGCCGGCTGGCTGGCGCTGCACAATGCCGCGAACCGCTACATGTACGTGCTCGGCCGCGAGCGGGTGCTGCCGGGCGCGCTCGGCGTGGTGCACCCGCGGCACTCCTCCCCGTACCGGGCGAGCCTGACGCAGACGGTGTTCAGCCTGCTGGCCGCCGCCGGATTCGCCCTGGGCGGACTGGACCCCTACCTCGGTCTGGCCACGAGCATGCTGGGCCTGGGCACCCTGGGCATCGTCTTCCTCCAGGCCGCCGCCTGCCTGTCGGTCATCGGCTTCTTCTGGCGCAGGCCCGACCGGCACTGGTGGCGTACGGTGCTCGCACCCGCGCTCGGCCTGGTCGGCCTCGGCGTCGCCACCGCGCTCGTCGTGATCAACTTCGACACCATGACCGGCACGGACAACCCGGTGGTGCACGCGCTGCCCTGGCTGATCCTGGCCGGAGCGGTGCTCGGCCCCGTGTACGCCCTGTGGATCCGCTCCGCGCACCCCGAGCGCTACGCGCGCCTGGCGGGCGTGGAGACCCGTGAGGCGAAGCCGGCCGGCTCCGTCCGCCGTGTCACCGAGCGTGTGCCGGCCGAGAACTGA
- a CDS encoding fatty acyl-AMP ligase: MTLIQEPGKKVPLRYDALVESAARSAAALAEYGVGHGDRVVLCLPTGPQFMTAFFGAQLLGAMPTAIAVPIRFGGAAGFEGQLKDLVEYLRPAAIVTTTAVIEAFPNLADTNLVDGDVLYARAGASDAPMHPLRLPDTDDLALIQCTSGSTGTPKGVMISHANLAANCEQFVGALGWTQADTTVSWAPLYHDMGLITGLLCPVYSGGSTVLMPPTRFLRAPGEWLRYISEYRGAFAAAPNFAYGYVTARVRDEELEDVDLSSWRVALCGAEPIQPGTAQRFTERFARWGLPPHAFTPAYGMAEASLAITTTRQDGPLVFDSIDRQTAVADALVVDADPQSADAMQIVDCGEPVVGAEVRIVDGEGRELAENRIGHVQFRSPSRTVGYFNLPEATAAAIDAPDWWKTGDVGYLRDGGLRITGRAKDLVIIRGANYLPSDFEQAAETVPGVRLGAVIAVGYRDDQSESEELHLIVETELDSEQHDALRQSIAAAVSSRTGVRAAGIHLVPKRSIPKTTSGKLQRSKARELFVEGWSPTGPDARTRRPPGGQQPQFS; this comes from the coding sequence GTGACGCTGATCCAAGAACCGGGCAAGAAGGTCCCGCTGCGCTACGACGCTCTCGTCGAGAGCGCAGCGCGGAGCGCGGCGGCCCTCGCGGAGTACGGCGTCGGCCACGGTGACCGGGTGGTGCTCTGCCTGCCGACCGGCCCGCAGTTCATGACCGCCTTCTTCGGCGCCCAGCTGCTCGGAGCGATGCCGACGGCGATCGCCGTGCCGATCCGCTTCGGCGGCGCCGCAGGATTCGAAGGCCAGCTGAAAGACCTGGTGGAATACCTGCGGCCGGCCGCGATCGTCACCACGACAGCGGTCATCGAGGCGTTCCCGAACCTGGCCGACACCAACCTGGTCGACGGCGACGTGCTCTACGCACGGGCCGGCGCGAGCGACGCGCCGATGCACCCGCTGCGGCTGCCGGACACCGACGACCTGGCGCTGATCCAGTGCACCTCGGGCTCGACGGGTACGCCCAAGGGCGTCATGATCTCGCACGCCAACCTGGCCGCCAACTGCGAGCAGTTCGTCGGCGCGCTGGGCTGGACGCAGGCGGACACGACGGTCAGCTGGGCGCCTCTCTACCATGACATGGGCCTGATCACCGGGCTGCTGTGCCCGGTGTACTCCGGCGGCAGCACGGTGCTCATGCCGCCCACCCGGTTCCTGCGCGCACCGGGGGAGTGGCTGCGGTACATCAGCGAATACCGCGGCGCGTTCGCCGCCGCGCCGAACTTCGCGTACGGCTATGTGACCGCCCGGGTGCGCGACGAGGAACTCGAGGACGTGGACCTGTCGTCCTGGCGTGTGGCGCTCTGCGGTGCGGAGCCCATCCAGCCCGGCACCGCGCAGCGCTTCACCGAGCGCTTCGCCCGCTGGGGCCTGCCGCCGCACGCGTTCACACCCGCGTACGGCATGGCCGAGGCGTCGCTGGCCATCACCACGACGCGCCAGGACGGGCCGCTGGTGTTCGACTCCATCGACCGGCAGACCGCCGTCGCGGACGCGCTGGTGGTCGACGCCGACCCGCAGAGCGCGGACGCGATGCAGATCGTGGACTGCGGTGAGCCGGTGGTCGGCGCCGAGGTCCGCATCGTGGACGGCGAGGGCCGGGAGCTGGCGGAGAACCGGATCGGCCACGTCCAGTTCCGCAGCCCCTCGCGCACGGTCGGGTACTTCAACCTCCCGGAGGCGACCGCCGCGGCGATCGACGCGCCGGACTGGTGGAAGACCGGCGACGTCGGCTATCTGCGCGACGGCGGCCTGCGGATCACCGGCCGGGCCAAGGACCTGGTCATCATCCGCGGTGCCAACTACCTTCCGTCCGACTTCGAGCAGGCCGCGGAGACCGTCCCCGGTGTCCGCCTGGGCGCCGTGATCGCGGTCGGGTACCGCGACGATCAGAGCGAGTCCGAGGAACTCCACCTGATCGTCGAGACGGAACTGGACAGCGAACAGCACGACGCGCTGCGCCAGTCCATCGCCGCCGCGGTCAGTTCGCGGACCGGCGTCAGGGCCGCCGGGATCCACCTGGTCCCCAAGCGCAGCATTCCCAAGACGACCAGCGGGAAGCTGCAGCGGTCCAAAGCGCGGGAGTTGTTTGTCGAAGGGTGGTCGCCGACCGGGCCCGATGCCCGGACGCGGCGGCCCCCCGGTGGACAACAGCCTCAATTCTCGTAA
- a CDS encoding aminotransferase class III-fold pyridoxal phosphate-dependent enzyme, producing the protein MNAESGFARYARPEFARLFRALHLDVIYQGGQGDHLTRKLPAGADQGTDQVLDLVGGAGSSLFGHNHPALLDVARQCFEERIPFNAQASIRPGAAELAQRLSEIVGATTGASYVVTLGSTGAEAVEAAVKHATVEHRRRLGALQEQFEVALRRAHRDGVADLVCASGPAQGRSSAEVLSEALDRIADLRTADPVFVSLRNAFHGKTAGAGTLTHGGNVPADLHVPGPRHRRLSDWSPQHVVTAFDSDRVPVYSVTVDAAGVAHSQVRHLSPVAACFVEPIQGESGVHEVPAETLAALRELADRHEAALVFDEIQCGMGRTGTFLASEGSGVAADYYLFSKSLGGGLAKISALLVDEKRYVPEFGRHHTSTFADDDFSSRIATAAVDLSFTYRDRIIETGVLLRERLTEVAQRWPDAIIEVRGRGLLLGIEFHLPQPESGLLREVFDTESLGYLIAGRLLHTHAIRVIPTLSAPTTVRVQPSALLEPADVDRIAAGFDDVAGLLSRGDYTTLLDHLTVPPAGVWQPPQHVPLPRRDWPVLHSGSRGDVTRVAFLANLDVPGKLWSMAPELAAWSDDQCEAALDRMWGELDPFEVVRHRVTSESKGEVEVIMVAAPFTAGQAVAALRTGHGAWLRRTVLDAVELGVALGAEVIGLGGHTSIVTNAARDVVESSIRVTSGNSLTAACAYDLLRLELAAAGPGERRVGLVGGIGNIGAVMAELIAPHCDSMVLVGRPGSARRLATVAKRLSSVVDVSIAEDLDALRDCPIVVSATNSADPVILPHHLAGDRKILVCDLAVPGDVHPAVTGLSNVTLVSGGRIQLPGMQTPHFPGITLPPGILYSCMAETIGLGFEPETPSPSYGGLSSAGVLAARDLAARHGLHPARIVSDDISVQPWIVDQFGSTIEEHIG; encoded by the coding sequence ATGAACGCTGAATCTGGTTTCGCGCGATACGCCCGGCCGGAGTTCGCCAGACTCTTCCGCGCGCTGCATCTGGACGTGATCTACCAGGGCGGCCAGGGCGACCACCTGACCCGGAAGCTGCCGGCCGGCGCGGACCAGGGCACCGACCAGGTCCTCGACCTGGTCGGCGGCGCGGGTTCTTCGCTGTTCGGGCACAACCACCCGGCGCTGCTCGACGTGGCCCGGCAGTGCTTCGAGGAGCGGATCCCGTTCAACGCCCAGGCCAGTATCCGCCCGGGCGCGGCCGAGCTGGCGCAGCGGCTGTCGGAGATCGTCGGGGCCACCACGGGTGCGAGCTATGTGGTCACCCTCGGCAGCACCGGTGCGGAGGCGGTGGAAGCCGCGGTGAAGCACGCGACGGTCGAGCACCGCCGGCGGCTCGGCGCGCTCCAGGAGCAGTTCGAGGTCGCGCTGCGGCGCGCGCACCGCGACGGTGTCGCGGACCTCGTCTGCGCGAGCGGTCCCGCACAGGGCCGCTCCAGCGCCGAGGTGCTGAGCGAGGCCCTCGACCGGATCGCCGACCTGCGCACGGCGGATCCGGTCTTCGTCTCGTTGCGGAACGCCTTCCACGGCAAGACGGCCGGTGCCGGCACGCTGACCCACGGCGGCAATGTGCCGGCTGATCTGCATGTGCCAGGACCGCGGCACCGGCGGCTGAGCGACTGGTCGCCGCAGCACGTGGTGACCGCCTTCGACTCCGACCGCGTCCCGGTGTACTCGGTGACCGTCGACGCCGCCGGGGTGGCGCACTCGCAGGTGCGCCACCTGTCCCCGGTGGCCGCCTGCTTCGTCGAGCCCATCCAGGGCGAGTCCGGCGTGCACGAGGTGCCGGCCGAGACCCTCGCCGCCCTGCGCGAGCTGGCCGACCGGCACGAAGCGGCGCTGGTCTTCGACGAGATCCAGTGCGGCATGGGGCGCACCGGCACCTTCCTGGCCTCCGAGGGCTCCGGTGTCGCCGCCGACTACTACCTGTTCTCGAAGTCCCTCGGCGGCGGCCTGGCCAAGATCTCGGCGCTGCTGGTGGACGAGAAGCGGTACGTGCCGGAGTTCGGCCGCCACCACACCTCCACCTTCGCCGACGACGACTTCTCGTCGCGGATCGCCACGGCGGCGGTCGACCTGTCGTTCACCTACCGCGACCGGATCATCGAGACGGGCGTGCTGCTGCGCGAGCGGCTGACGGAGGTCGCCCAGCGCTGGCCGGACGCCATCATCGAGGTCCGCGGCCGCGGACTTCTGCTGGGTATCGAATTCCATCTGCCGCAGCCCGAATCGGGCCTGCTGCGCGAGGTGTTCGACACCGAGTCGCTCGGCTACCTGATCGCGGGCCGGCTGCTGCACACCCACGCGATCAGGGTCATCCCCACCCTGTCCGCCCCCACGACCGTCCGGGTCCAGCCGTCGGCGCTGCTGGAGCCGGCCGACGTGGACCGGATCGCCGCCGGCTTCGACGACGTCGCGGGACTGCTCTCGCGGGGCGACTACACCACGCTGCTCGACCACCTGACCGTACCGCCGGCCGGTGTGTGGCAGCCGCCGCAGCATGTCCCGCTGCCGCGGCGCGACTGGCCGGTGCTGCACAGCGGCAGCCGCGGCGACGTGACGCGGGTCGCCTTCCTCGCCAACCTGGACGTCCCCGGCAAGCTGTGGTCCATGGCGCCCGAACTGGCGGCGTGGTCCGACGACCAGTGCGAGGCGGCGCTCGACCGGATGTGGGGCGAGCTCGACCCCTTCGAGGTCGTCAGGCACCGGGTGACCTCCGAGAGCAAGGGGGAGGTCGAGGTCATCATGGTGGCGGCGCCCTTCACCGCCGGCCAGGCCGTCGCCGCGCTGCGCACCGGGCACGGGGCGTGGCTGCGCCGGACCGTGCTCGACGCGGTGGAGCTGGGTGTCGCACTCGGCGCCGAGGTCATCGGCCTCGGCGGCCACACCTCGATCGTCACCAATGCCGCACGCGACGTCGTCGAGAGCAGCATCAGGGTCACGTCGGGCAATTCGCTGACCGCCGCCTGCGCCTACGACCTGCTGCGCCTGGAGCTGGCCGCGGCCGGCCCCGGTGAGCGCCGGGTCGGACTCGTCGGCGGTATCGGCAACATCGGCGCCGTGATGGCCGAACTCATCGCCCCGCACTGCGACTCGATGGTGCTGGTCGGCCGGCCCGGCTCGGCCCGGCGGCTGGCGACGGTCGCCAAGCGGCTCTCCAGCGTCGTGGACGTCTCGATCGCCGAGGACCTCGACGCGCTGCGGGACTGCCCGATCGTGGTCAGCGCCACCAACTCGGCCGACCCGGTGATCCTTCCCCACCACCTCGCCGGCGACCGGAAGATCCTCGTCTGCGACCTCGCGGTCCCCGGCGACGTGCACCCGGCCGTGACCGGCCTGTCGAACGTCACCCTGGTGTCCGGCGGCCGCATCCAGCTTCCCGGTATGCAGACTCCCCACTTCCCGGGGATCACCCTGCCGCCGGGGATCCTCTACTCCTGCATGGCAGAAACGATCGGGCTCGGCTTCGAGCCCGAGACGCCGAGCCCGTCCTACGGCGGTCTGTCCTCGGCAGGCGTACTGGCAGCCAGGGACCTCGCCGCCCGACACGGGCTCCACCCCGCCCGCATCGTCTCCGACGACATCTCGGTACAACCGTGGATCGTCGATCAGTTCGGCAGCACTATCGAGGAGCACATAGGATGA
- a CDS encoding acyl carrier protein: MNRDILDVVDELFRRQLQVPEINPDVPLVDYGLDSIRSIDLVVEMEAEFDVHISDEQAAAMQTLRDAVDQVTASLAVRSGKEASDA; encoded by the coding sequence ATGAACCGCGATATTCTCGACGTCGTCGATGAACTGTTCCGTCGCCAATTGCAGGTACCTGAGATCAATCCCGACGTCCCGCTGGTGGACTACGGTCTCGATTCCATTCGGTCCATCGATCTGGTGGTCGAGATGGAAGCCGAGTTCGATGTGCACATTTCGGATGAGCAGGCGGCTGCGATGCAGACACTGCGGGACGCCGTTGACCAGGTCACCGCGTCCCTGGCCGTGCGGTCGGGCAAGGAGGCTAGCGACGCATGA
- a CDS encoding 4'-phosphopantetheinyl transferase superfamily protein, translating into MTVELEIPAGVTPATSLEFHPVPWPHGPAQQFAAGRGAAAAALAAAGSADLTVPRDPDGRPRFPRGFAGSISHTDRLAVAVVVPGADAVGVDIEDAAISPRMTEFVLSERERHTLLPPAGEYTPRELFAAKEAAFKAMNGTGTLGDFLFWRIELTRSDGALTASYRGEPVSVWIRSQADLSFAVAIRP; encoded by the coding sequence GTGACTGTTGAGCTGGAGATTCCCGCGGGCGTCACACCGGCGACCTCGCTCGAGTTCCATCCGGTGCCCTGGCCCCACGGACCGGCTCAGCAGTTCGCGGCGGGGCGCGGCGCGGCTGCCGCGGCCCTGGCCGCGGCCGGGTCCGCGGACCTGACCGTGCCCCGTGATCCCGACGGCCGCCCGCGCTTCCCGCGCGGGTTCGCCGGCTCGATCTCGCACACCGACCGCCTGGCGGTCGCGGTGGTCGTTCCCGGTGCGGACGCGGTCGGCGTCGACATCGAGGACGCGGCCATCAGTCCTCGCATGACCGAATTCGTCCTCAGCGAGCGGGAGCGGCACACGCTGCTCCCGCCGGCCGGGGAGTACACCCCGCGTGAGCTGTTCGCGGCCAAGGAAGCAGCTTTCAAGGCCATGAACGGCACCGGCACGCTGGGCGATTTTCTGTTCTGGCGGATCGAACTCACCCGGTCCGACGGCGCGTTGACCGCGTCGTACCGCGGCGAACCGGTATCGGTGTGGATCCGCTCGCAGGCAGATCTCTCGTTCGCCGTGGCGATACGACCTTGA
- a CDS encoding alpha/beta fold hydrolase, with product MSVDEAQDHHDLEYRDTPRIRTREGVELYYESTGEGPAIVTLNNFFFTAPFWREYTEDLVQNYRVVSYDLANHGASTHGDTEPTWEQHAEDLIALLDALEIDSAYLIGTSASTQLARDVALAYPDRVRGLVLAGPVVGPQGMRRHRGLQRAWLLTLKSHGMTALYSHMYPEVISTDMNQESGTPGFLGLRESFLAMSTPEELTNGLTLAQQGDPSPELLTRIQAPTVIALGDDDILLSPTAGKELAALFPKGRLEIMPKAGHVPFLDDPEGFQVIVRKFIEEAESHV from the coding sequence ATGTCAGTCGATGAAGCGCAGGACCACCACGACCTGGAGTACCGGGACACGCCGCGGATCCGTACCAGGGAGGGCGTCGAGCTCTACTACGAGTCCACCGGCGAGGGCCCTGCCATTGTCACGCTGAACAACTTCTTCTTCACCGCCCCGTTCTGGCGTGAGTACACCGAGGACCTCGTCCAGAACTACCGTGTCGTCAGCTACGACCTGGCCAACCACGGCGCATCCACGCACGGGGACACCGAGCCGACCTGGGAGCAGCACGCCGAGGACCTGATCGCGCTGCTCGACGCGCTGGAGATCGACTCGGCCTACCTGATCGGCACGTCGGCCTCCACCCAGCTCGCCCGGGACGTGGCGCTCGCCTACCCCGACCGGGTCAGGGGCCTCGTGCTGGCGGGACCGGTCGTCGGCCCGCAGGGCATGCGGCGGCACCGGGGTCTGCAGCGGGCCTGGCTGCTGACGCTGAAGTCCCACGGCATGACCGCGCTGTACAGCCACATGTACCCCGAGGTGATCAGCACCGACATGAACCAGGAGTCGGGCACGCCCGGCTTCCTCGGGCTGCGGGAGAGCTTCCTGGCGATGTCCACCCCCGAGGAGCTGACCAACGGTCTGACCCTCGCCCAGCAGGGCGACCCCAGCCCCGAGCTGCTGACCCGTATCCAGGCGCCGACGGTGATCGCGCTCGGCGACGACGACATCCTGCTGAGTCCGACGGCCGGCAAGGAACTGGCCGCGCTGTTCCCGAAGGGCCGCCTGGAGATCATGCCGAAGGCCGGCCACGTGCCGTTCCTCGACGACCCCGAGGGCTTCCAGGTGATCGTGCGCAAGTTCATCGAAGAAGCGGAATCGCATGTCTGA
- a CDS encoding NAD(P)H-dependent flavin oxidoreductase: MPSTLAAVLGIDVGLLQSGMGGVAGADLACAVSNAGAAGCAGGYKLVDAALSAMLERLATGTDRPVGVNLIPEVVGPDELDHQITQVLDETPERVYLSLFGMPEDDAVFKRIVAAGRQLVVQIGTVEDGVHAAERGAVVVAQGIEAGGHLLGTSQRDELVAALRAELPDTCLVASGGIGSPDEAARALAAGADGVLLGTAFVVAHESRAHAYFKAAVTAADQADTVITDVYEIGWPGRRHRVLATAVTSDPEQAKKFIGKTVVEGKPYLVPRFSSAVPTDATTGRIEEMAMYCGQSCSAISSEISAADVVAAYAHVLPGA, translated from the coding sequence ATGCCTTCCACGTTGGCAGCGGTGCTCGGCATCGACGTCGGCCTCCTGCAGTCGGGCATGGGCGGTGTCGCGGGCGCTGACCTGGCGTGCGCGGTGTCCAACGCCGGCGCGGCGGGCTGCGCGGGCGGCTACAAGCTGGTCGACGCCGCGCTGTCGGCCATGCTGGAGCGGCTGGCCACGGGCACCGACCGGCCCGTCGGGGTGAACCTGATCCCCGAGGTCGTCGGCCCGGACGAGCTCGACCACCAGATCACCCAGGTGCTCGACGAGACGCCGGAGCGCGTCTACCTGTCGCTGTTCGGCATGCCCGAGGACGACGCGGTGTTCAAGCGCATCGTCGCCGCGGGCCGCCAGCTGGTCGTCCAGATCGGGACCGTCGAGGACGGTGTGCACGCGGCCGAGCGGGGCGCTGTGGTGGTGGCCCAGGGCATCGAGGCCGGCGGCCACCTGCTCGGCACCTCGCAGCGCGACGAACTGGTCGCCGCGCTGCGCGCCGAGCTGCCCGACACCTGCCTGGTCGCCTCGGGCGGCATCGGCTCGCCCGACGAGGCCGCCAGGGCACTGGCCGCGGGAGCCGACGGGGTGCTGCTCGGCACCGCCTTCGTCGTCGCCCACGAGTCGCGGGCGCACGCCTACTTCAAGGCGGCGGTGACCGCCGCGGACCAGGCCGACACCGTGATCACCGATGTCTACGAGATCGGCTGGCCGGGCCGCCGGCACCGCGTGCTGGCGACGGCCGTGACGAGCGACCCGGAGCAGGCCAAGAAGTTCATCGGCAAGACGGTGGTCGAGGGGAAGCCCTACCTGGTGCCGCGCTTCAGCTCCGCGGTGCCCACCGATGCGACCACCGGCCGTATCGAGGAGATGGCGATGTACTGCGGCCAGTCCTGCAGTGCCATCTCCAGTGAGATCTCGGCGGCCGACGTCGTCGCCGCGTACGCGCACGTCCTTCCGGGCGCCTGA
- a CDS encoding phosphopantetheine-binding protein, which translates to MTTEPMQAVREFILGRNPKLDQVSDDLDLIDSRAINSLAFVEFIFLLEELTGEPIDPEDLDLDDFRTLNALEARFFNKEAAQ; encoded by the coding sequence GTGACGACCGAGCCGATGCAGGCCGTCCGGGAGTTCATCCTGGGCCGCAACCCCAAGCTCGACCAGGTGTCCGACGATCTGGACCTGATCGACAGCCGGGCCATCAACTCGCTGGCCTTTGTCGAGTTCATCTTCCTGCTGGAGGAGCTGACCGGAGAGCCGATCGATCCGGAGGACCTGGATCTGGACGACTTCCGCACCCTCAACGCGCTGGAAGCACGATTCTTCAACAAGGAAGCGGCACAGTGA